Proteins encoded within one genomic window of Candidatus Binatota bacterium:
- the coaBC gene encoding bifunctional phosphopantothenoylcysteine decarboxylase/phosphopantothenate--cysteine ligase CoaBC, translating into MYLLNDRKLLLCVGGGIAAYKCAELVRLLTGAGATVQVAMTGAAARFVSPLTLQTLSGNPVATDLLDASQDATVGHIRLADEADAVLVAPATADLLARLALGISNDVVTAAVLATRAPVVIAPSMNVNMYSHPAVRANIKTLEGYGYSVLEPDSGELACGWEGQGRLPDPEDLADGLAACFVERDLEDMSVLVSAGPSREALDPVRYISNRSSGRMGYALAAAAGRRGAAVTLVSGPCSLPSPRDCSLVDVETAEDFREEMLDRAVDADVVIMVAAVADYAPGTVAKNKIKKGDAQMRVDLVKTPDVLSLLGERARRPNSVLVGFAAETENLAANALAKLQRKKLDLVVANDVSEKDGGFDSTENAALIIDRDGKDESTGSMSKDELADRILDRVVALRQPAAASRAGA; encoded by the coding sequence ATGTACCTTCTCAATGATCGTAAACTGCTGCTCTGCGTAGGCGGCGGCATAGCCGCCTACAAGTGCGCCGAGCTCGTTCGCCTTCTAACGGGCGCCGGGGCCACGGTGCAGGTCGCAATGACCGGCGCAGCCGCCCGTTTCGTGTCGCCGCTGACCCTGCAGACGCTTTCGGGCAACCCGGTTGCCACCGACCTTCTTGACGCTTCGCAAGACGCCACTGTTGGCCACATCCGCCTGGCAGACGAAGCAGACGCGGTGCTGGTGGCCCCCGCGACGGCGGATCTGCTCGCCCGGTTAGCCCTCGGCATTAGCAACGACGTGGTGACGGCGGCCGTGCTGGCGACCCGGGCTCCAGTGGTCATCGCACCGTCGATGAATGTAAACATGTATTCGCACCCGGCGGTGCGGGCCAACATCAAAACCCTCGAAGGATATGGCTACTCTGTGCTGGAACCAGACAGTGGCGAGCTCGCTTGCGGTTGGGAGGGTCAGGGCAGGTTGCCCGACCCCGAGGACCTCGCCGACGGCCTGGCGGCTTGTTTCGTCGAGCGCGACCTAGAGGACATGTCGGTTCTCGTTTCTGCCGGTCCCAGCCGGGAAGCTCTCGACCCGGTGCGCTACATCAGCAACCGATCGAGTGGACGCATGGGCTACGCATTGGCGGCCGCTGCTGGAAGGCGAGGAGCCGCGGTGACGCTGGTCAGCGGCCCCTGCAGCCTTCCTTCTCCGAGGGATTGCTCGCTTGTTGATGTAGAGACCGCCGAAGATTTTCGCGAGGAGATGCTCGACCGGGCGGTTGACGCGGACGTGGTGATAATGGTCGCCGCCGTAGCGGATTACGCGCCCGGCACCGTAGCGAAGAACAAGATCAAGAAGGGGGATGCGCAGATGCGCGTTGACCTTGTCAAAACCCCCGACGTTCTTTCGCTGCTCGGTGAGCGTGCGCGACGCCCGAATTCGGTACTGGTTGGGTTTGCTGCCGAGACCGAAAACCTGGCTGCCAATGCCCTGGCCAAGCTGCAAAGGAAGAAGTTGGACCTCGTGGTCGCCAACGACGTGTCGGAAAAAGACGGCGGCTTCGATTCAACGGAGAACGCCGCGCTTATTATCGACCGTGACGGAAAGGACGAGAGCACCGGTTCCATGAGCAAGGATGAGCTCGCCGATCGTATCCTCGACCGAGTCGTGGCCTTGCGGCAGCCGGCCGCAGCCTCCCGCGCTGGTGCGTAG
- a CDS encoding uracil-DNA glycosylase, translating into MVNKASIVGARQLASDYLSRELELGLEFLPVLRSKPALVPAQACAADATDPRPRLEGAPDKDRLLLEPEVSAASSLLELGTVLGDCQRCKLAGERRSIVFGVGNSDARLMFVGEAPGEDEDLQGLPFVGKAGQLLDKILSAGMGLSREEVYIANVVKCRPPGNRNPQPDEIVACEPFLLKQVELVNPEVIVTLGAFATQVMLRNRVAISKQRGRWQDYHGVALMPTFHPAYLLRSPSEKRVVWGDIKLVMARLGLEQR; encoded by the coding sequence ATGGTGAACAAGGCAAGCATAGTGGGGGCCCGGCAACTGGCCAGCGATTATTTAAGTCGGGAGCTTGAGTTGGGTCTTGAGTTTCTCCCTGTCTTGCGGTCAAAGCCAGCGCTTGTTCCCGCCCAGGCGTGTGCGGCGGATGCAACTGACCCGAGACCCCGGCTCGAGGGCGCGCCCGACAAGGACCGCCTGCTGCTGGAGCCCGAGGTCAGCGCTGCGAGTTCCTTGCTGGAGCTGGGAACTGTCCTGGGTGACTGCCAGCGGTGCAAGTTGGCCGGTGAGCGGCGCAGTATCGTCTTCGGCGTCGGCAACAGCGATGCCCGCTTGATGTTCGTTGGCGAAGCCCCTGGCGAGGACGAGGACCTCCAGGGCCTGCCCTTCGTGGGCAAAGCAGGGCAGCTGCTCGACAAGATCCTCAGCGCAGGGATGGGCCTCAGTCGTGAGGAGGTCTACATTGCCAACGTCGTAAAGTGTCGGCCTCCAGGAAATCGCAATCCGCAACCCGACGAAATAGTTGCCTGCGAGCCGTTTCTCTTGAAGCAGGTCGAACTCGTAAACCCCGAGGTCATAGTGACCCTCGGTGCCTTTGCGACCCAGGTTATGCTGCGAAACCGGGTGGCGATATCAAAACAGAGAGGGCGTTGGCAGGACTACCACGGTGTGGCGCTGATGCCGACTTTTCACCCCGCTTACCTGCTGCGATCGCCGTCTGAAAAGAGAGTTGTGTGGGGTGACATCAAGTTGGTGATGGCTCGCCTTGGCCTGGAGCAACGCTGA
- a CDS encoding nodulation protein NfeD, with amino-acid sequence MAELRMRAALIGIVALLFVLLAPASNWASGRVVYRAVVDGPISPAVADFIKSSIEQAHDADAALLIIQLDTPGGLLNSTKTIAKDLLASPVPVAVWVAPGGAGAISAGVFITLAAHVAVMAPGTTIGAAHPVSGQGGDIKGDMREKVENYAVSFVESIANRRGRNVEWAEKAVRESVAITEVEAVELGVVDFAAGDIAELLQKASGMEIELAGKMVTLDLASLADLPGGPAVHEIEMTLRQKVLSIITDPNIAYLLMMAGMLGLYMEFSNPGTIFPGVAGAICLLLALLASQVLPINSTGVLLLVLGMAFLLGELVMPSFGVLGFGGIIALTLGSLFLYTPESNLAVDTGLILGMMLTFTAALLVVVVLLVKDKRRPSTTGAEGLVGEIGVASGDLREVGTVRVHGELWRARCGQELESGTRVRVVSIDGLELTVVVDESGSQ; translated from the coding sequence ATGGCCGAGCTGCGAATGAGAGCGGCGCTGATAGGCATTGTCGCGTTACTCTTCGTGTTGCTCGCGCCAGCGTCTAACTGGGCCTCGGGAAGGGTGGTCTACCGTGCGGTGGTAGACGGACCCATCAGTCCTGCGGTGGCGGACTTTATAAAATCCTCGATCGAGCAGGCACACGATGCCGATGCCGCGCTGCTCATCATCCAGCTCGACACTCCGGGTGGCCTGCTCAATTCTACCAAGACCATTGCCAAGGACCTCCTCGCGTCACCGGTGCCGGTGGCTGTATGGGTGGCGCCCGGAGGTGCCGGGGCGATTTCGGCTGGCGTCTTCATAACCCTCGCTGCCCACGTGGCCGTGATGGCTCCAGGCACGACGATTGGCGCGGCCCACCCGGTGTCGGGACAGGGCGGCGACATTAAAGGCGACATGCGCGAGAAGGTAGAGAACTACGCCGTGTCGTTTGTTGAATCGATAGCGAACCGGCGCGGTCGTAACGTAGAGTGGGCCGAGAAAGCGGTGCGCGAGAGCGTCGCTATTACCGAGGTGGAGGCCGTCGAACTGGGCGTAGTGGACTTTGCGGCCGGCGATATTGCCGAGCTGCTTCAGAAAGCGTCGGGCATGGAGATCGAACTCGCTGGCAAAATGGTCACGCTCGACCTGGCCTCTTTGGCCGACCTCCCCGGCGGGCCGGCGGTGCACGAGATCGAGATGACGCTGAGGCAGAAAGTGCTCAGTATCATCACCGATCCCAACATCGCTTACCTTCTCATGATGGCCGGCATGCTGGGTTTGTACATGGAGTTTTCTAACCCAGGTACCATCTTTCCCGGCGTGGCCGGTGCCATATGCCTGTTGCTGGCGTTGCTTGCGTCGCAGGTGCTGCCTATTAACTCCACCGGCGTGTTACTGCTGGTACTGGGAATGGCTTTCCTCCTCGGGGAGTTGGTAATGCCGAGTTTTGGCGTGCTTGGTTTCGGCGGCATAATCGCGCTGACGCTTGGTTCGCTGTTTCTTTACACACCGGAGTCGAACCTGGCGGTAGACACGGGGCTTATCCTGGGAATGATGCTCACATTTACCGCGGCCCTGCTTGTGGTCGTTGTGCTGCTTGTCAAAGACAAGCGCAGGCCGTCAACGACGGGAGCCGAGGGTTTGGTCGGAGAGATTGGCGTTGCCTCTGGTGATCTTCGCGAAGTTGGCACGGTGCGCGTGCACGGTGAACTCTGGCGGGCCAGGTGCGGACAGGAACTTGAGAGTGGGACGAGAGTCCGGGTCGTGTCGATCGATGGACTTGAGCTGACCGTTGTAGTTGATGAAAGCGGGTCGCAGTAA